The nucleotide sequence atggagatgttcaccgatgatgactagtccgtctcacgtgatgatcggacacggcctagtcgactcggatcatgtatcacttagatgactagagggatgtctaatctgagtgggagttcattaaataatttgattagatgaacttaattatcatgaacttagtctaaaaacctttgcaaatatgtcttgtagatcaaatggccaacgctcatgtccacctcaacttcaacgcgttcctagagaaaaccaagctgaaagatgatggcagcaactatacggacagggtccggaacctgaggatcatcctcatagctgcaaagaaagattatgtcttagaagcaccgctaggtgaagctcccatcccagagaaccaagacgtcatgaacgcttggcagtctcgtgttgatgattactccctcgttcagtgcggcatgctttacagcttagaaccggggctccaaaagcgttttgagcaacacggagcatatgagatgttcgaagagctgaaaatggttttccaagctcatgcccgggtcgagagatatgaagtctccgacaagttcttcagctgtaagatggaggaaaatagttctgtcagtgagcacatactcaaaatgtctgggttgcacaaccgcttgactcagctgggagttaatctcccggatgacgcggttattgacagaatccttcagtcgcttccaccaagctacaagagctttgtgatgaacttcaatatgcaggggatggaaaagaccattcctgaagtgtattgaatgctgaaatcagcagaggtagagatcaaaaaggaacatcgagtgttgatggtgaataaaaccactaagttcaagaaaggcaagggtaagaagaacttcaagaaggacggcaaggaagttgccgcgcccggtaagccagctgccgggaagaagtcaaagaatggacccaaacctgagactgagtgcttttattgcaaagggaagggtcactggaagtggaactgacccaaatacttagcggacaagaaggccggcaacactaaaggtatatgtgatatacatgtaattgatgtgtaccttaccagtgctcgtagtagctcctgggtatttgataccggtgccgttgctcatatttgtaactcaaagtaggagctgcggaataagcggagactggcgaaggacgaggtgacgatgcgcgtcgggaatggttttccaaacttatggcacttttaaattatttgtgtgtttccagcataagtctcgcagtgcaacgccgtacacctttagagattcggcaaaaacattctcggatattgctatatatgcatcgatttcaaattgtgtcttcggtcaatagttgggttgcccggctcctatgcttgcctcctacgttctgctttgttTGGCTagatgtgcaaagggagaaccactgcgattgtgcttccagctcgcatggttaagcacctcagtggagaaagccgaaaattgactgtcacaataagcgtaaactggtcagtgatccgatgactgtattaaactataagatcgatagaggtcaccccatgttaaatgatggcgttcataacattggccgaagtgtttacggcttgacctcgactgtcgccgaacactaaccgggggctagttaCTGGCCTCCCAattttaagctcctatgactaagtgaaagttataaagcccgcatatctgattgcctggtttcctctaacacaaccgccttcgggcaccgagacgtcggctaagggttgtattgttattgcggaaacatcctgcgtagtatctacaaaggggtaggagccgatgatgggccactttcaactgataaacagtcgcaacggagtcagaataaacatatcatcggaatttgtatttaatatacaagggccgccttccgtaatcatcgttataaaaccataaatatgcatcaatttgacttaagatttttgccaagctgggttgcgtggctcctgtgcttacccctgcgTTCCTGATTctttggctaggcggtaaagggagcacctatgtgattgttactaccgggtcatccgagttagtacctcagactgggtgaagccgaaagctagcaatcttaaaggatcacattggtcggcaacgacagaagttaaaattttggttcattaataccatagaattcgggaactttccccgaactaaatcctcaatattttcctcccacattgatcggaggtgaggtttcatgataagcatgacgacccaaagaaaggaatcgatagcgggactattttccttggaagtaaTATAACATATCACTACACGTGCCATTGTTTGTAAaatcgtatggccggattgccttgttttgtACAATACAgattcgagcattaatgatgtacaATACGGATTACCTTGTTTTGCGCGTccctttataaagtaggaaaacattCCTCGGCTACTGGtcgaagaggttgaagccgatggtcggtcaacaaagttttgtacaatacggattcgagcattaatgatgtagagtacttggatacatagaatcattacacataatctgtgattttactgtggatatcgatccttaatttgacCACATGTGCCCACATTAAGACTCGGGGGCTGCTGGGCttcgcgctcattatttataaatattaaaggggcacatcaatcccctgatctggtgttgccacccggccagtgtctcgggggctactgtgttgcctgttcaatgcagaaaattcaaagcgcttagtgttcggcttgaccgaactatgggcaaacgcgtctttgaacaacaataggtaccatctggacctatctggcgtcaagctaatatattgcggcaacctctcaagaccctctctcaaggggcCGTTCATCggtcactattatctctaatatattacactgtgtttctattcctatgtatggtgccgagctaggagttgatcctcaggctgatttcgagcatcgacctgagtctcaggggctactaggaatagcggtttcatgttttccttcagatgcatctcgggttttagaccgagacacaccttgagggctactggatatacatatactggctatatatctcgataGAAAATAAATTGCACCagtaaaaaatattcacaaaaaattaGCCTGCggttggggtggtgcaccacctcggaagaagtccggcataaagctcgggcaccagtggatagctccatagagggcatttccggcattaagcccggctaaactcctttaacttttttgaaccaagatgatctatgacatctcagatatagtctggcattggagctcggatacagtcctgcgttggagcttggacagagtccggcattggagcgcggatacattccggtgttggagctcggaagcagtccgatgttggtgcttggctgcaaaagatatctcgaatgtagtccggcgttggggctcggatgcaagaggacaccgccgcacgggaacaacttcaaacgcGAGGTGTGGcaaaaaaaataacaaggcattgacaaaggccgagaacttaaaggggctcctcggatacccgacgtgtaaactcttcggattcacctcggtgatcctcaagatcgaagagaagatttgttgaaccagttttcaagatcaacgactgaagatgaagaacagttcggaagaatcgaggagtgtccccaactttaagaccggttcagggggctactgacggtgtcctggaccagggggtactcaccacgtcgtctcccgatcagttggattgggccgaggacccccatggccgtttactcatgggccagtttggacagccgaagtatacacaaggaagattccagaagacttggtgatcaagacgaggactcctctccaccggcgtattcgactaggactcttgttatcctaggcctctggtacattatataagccaagtccaggctagttgatagatcattatgacaatcatacaagctagacttctagggttttagccattatgatctcgtggtagatcaactcttgtaatactcatattcatcaagatcaatcaagcaggaagtagggtattacctccatagagagggtcccctgtctcctattaccatcgaccttagatgcacagtttgggaccccctacccgagatccgccggttttgacactaacagtgCTCCTCAactaggacgcctgccgggtatgaggccgccgcagccacctgccaccaatccatctttggAGCTGTACTACTGCATCGACCTTGCCAGGTCTAGCTGCcaccgacgccaccatgacgccaaacagcgtcgacctcctgcgcgtgtccatCACCACACATTTGATGCCAAGCCTCTGCTGCTCCATTCCGCCAAGAGCCGCCGCCATGAATATGTAgaaagaaacaccgctccaccgaagaagccatccgctagtccctcgagcccgagtgcatctccaagaatgccgcccccaaggggctaacgacacatgaatgccgccgtcatccgatctactgatctagggtttcccccggaggtattggGTGGGTTTGGGATTtgtacctcgatgatgccttcatgaaggaaatgatgataagggcatcgtcatcaccggctccggccaacGACCGAAGACCAAGTTTTCACTCGGATCCGTCCCAAGACATCCACCCGACAACCTGTGCActgtctcgaccgccttcaaagccccagatctagccgCCTAGATCCAGCGACCAACCGCAACAGCAGTGCCACCGTAGGAGCCCTGGCACACCGACCACTGCCTGAATGCGCCACCACTGGAGCCTGGGAGGAGGACTCCCACTCCACCTCGCCAAACCGCGAGAGCCGCCGAGATCGATCCCGCACGCTCATCACCGTCCCTGATCCGAACCAATCCGCGGTAAAACCACGAGATCAGCAATGCAGATCCGCCTTGGATAGGGACAACACCACGCCATGCCGTCGCGGGAAGCCCGAGCTTCACCCACCGCCaccttccagggccgccgcccccggATCCAGCTGCCGCCGACAGGCCGAGCCGCCGGCCACCGCGACCAAGGCCGCCATGCCCGCGAGCCCATCGAACGGCTGGCGCCACCAGATCTTCCTCGGAGCCGCCGCTCCGCCTCCCCCGCCTAGCACCATGTCGTCGCCTTGCGTCGTCGCCTAACGCGCCGCCGCAACAGATCGGGAAGAGCGCCCCGGCACCATGGGTGACCCGCCTCACCTGATCTGGCGCGGGAGGGAAgagagcctccgccaccgccatcaGCCGCCTGGGGCTTTGCCGGGCGACGTCCTCTAGCGGtggcggaggagagggggaggatggACGTGCCcggcggcagcggctagggttttcacccgagCCGCCCTTGCGGGAGGGCGACGCGGGGACCTTACGCGTCATATCACAAAGCGCGTCCTTGGAGCTGTGAAAAACGATTTGTTATGCGTGTTTTGATAAGAAAATGATTTGATCATGAGCTGAGTTTATTTGTTATGCGTGCTCTTTTATGCTATATTGGGCAGGCCTACAAATTGATGAAGATCGCCTGATGCTACAAATTGTGGCGCTGGAAGTTCATGATGGTGACAGTGCTGGGCAGAGGGGTGACATACTAATGCTTGAAGCGGGAGAAGCAGCTAAAGATGATGTTACTGAAGCTAGAAATGATGTCGATAATGAAGACACAGAGGAAGATGCTTGATCTATCCTTGATGCGTTTCTAAAAGAGCTTGGTCATTTTGGTATGCACCTGTGCATGTGGGCAGATGTTGGGGTTTTTATCTACCCCATGTCAAGTGTAATCTGTTGCTAGATGGTACTcgttaaagtagtgatctaaacactcatATATTTCTTTATTCATATATTTTTTTATGAAGGAAGTACTaagtttttttttttggttttctcttTCCTGCTAGCGGTGCATGCAACAGTAGGCTGGCTCGGGTATTTGCCCTGCACAATAGTACCTGCTGGGAACCCAGCAGGTGAGCCGAACCCGGCTGGCTCTCTTATAGGTGTTTGAACTTTCCTGGTTCTGTTATTTGCACTTTTGCGCCAGGACACTTTTTTTTGTCCTTTTGTTCGATGTTCCGTTATCTAGTGGAACCCGGTTCAATATGGATCGAATATGAAACAAAGACCATCAAACCGTTTACTTGCACATGTTTTTTTTAGTTGTTCACCCGCACACATGCTAGGATGAAATACTTTACTTTGTGAGCGAGTACGCGTGAGTTCAGCTAGCTACGATCTCAGATCTGGATCTTGCCCGGCTGTATGGGTATCGCGTTGTGTTGGTATACATACCCTAGCCATTTAACGAACGAAATCAATGGGTCATTAGCGTCACACcatcacgagggggggggggggggggtgcttaaCAAGAGCACGTATACGTAAGTGGTACGTTTACACCGTATAGTCCTCTCCTCGAGTACTAGTACTACGTCGCGTGCCACGCTCGGTGCATCCGTGCATGCATGGTCTGTACGTGCATGCAACATCGCCACCTCCGTATGGATCTCTCTTTAATTTTCGTCAGCAAAGATGATCCGTGCCCGTGCCCAGGAACGTGCTGTCCTAGCaagcctcgtgggcccacagtatCTGTACGAGCGATCTTATCAGCGGCGCTCCCGAACGGACGGCGAGATCTCCTCCCCGGGCGCCATGTCACCTCGCCACCGGGTCAGGGAATCAGGATAGCCCTATCCGGAAGCGGCCGCGTGGCGCCCTCCCTATGGGCCTCCGCCGCGCGCAGCCTCTCCCACACAAACCTCATCGACGGCCAGCCGTTTCAAATCCTTAACAGCATCCACGATCTAAGCGTGTGCACGTACGCCGCAGCTCCAGAACCAGGACACGCCCACTGTATACGCAGTCGCACAGCTCGATCGCAATGGCGTCGCTCGTCGCCGTCCAGCCGGTCGCCGTGAGGGGCCTGGCCGGCAGCTCCATCTCCGGCCGCAAGCTCGCCGTCcggccctcctccgccgccgtctcccgcTCCACCCGCAGGTACTTTACTTTACACACGACTTAATAAACATATGACACACCATGCACGCACCGAGAGCAACAGAGCGTGACCAGCTCCGGCACATGGACGCAGGGCtcgcggggcggcggtggtggccaAGTACGGGGAGAAGAGCGTCTACTTCGACCTGGACGACATCGCCAACACGACGGGGCAGTGGGACCTGTACGGCAGCGACGCCGCGTCGCCCTACAACGGCCTGCAGAGCAAGTTCTTCAACACCTTCGCCGCGCCCTTCACCAAGCGGGGGCTGCTGCTCAAGGTGCTGCTGCTCGGCGGCGGCTCGCTGCTCGCCTACGTCAGCGCCACCGCCTCCCCCGACCTGCTCCCCATCAAGAAGGGGCCCCAGCTGCCGCCCACCCCGGGACCACGCGGCAAGATCTAAAGCTCTGCAATCaaggccttcttcctcctcccgcctcgCCTCGTGCTTGTGTACCATGGATCTCGTCGATTCCCCCCTTATCTATGTGCTTGCTCTGTTGATACTTGATCTTTGTACTTTGTATCAGTAATTGGAAAGATGCTGCGTGCATGGTGCATGCAATTATTAGATCATGGTTTTTGTACCATGTTTTTGCTATACTGGCGGTTTAAATTACTTGTCACTCTAGCCAATACGTATTGTCCGGCCGGCCGGCCTACTCACGGCTCTACGTGCACAGCTGCACACGTACATACTCCCTCCGTGCGTCGAAACTACTGTCCATTTTTGCGACAAATAATTCAGGACCGAGGGAGTACTTACTAACAgttgctgctgctgccggcggGAAATTAGATCTTAACACACTTGTTTCGTTAATGTCTGATAAATACCATCAATCATGCATTGCGTCGGCGATTTATGCAAAAATCCAACTGACATTATAACACTCCTAGAAGACACTGGAAAGGATACGCTTAACAAGCATTGCATGGAAAACAGGGTCTGGAAGAGGTCGAGGTTAACTAGTATAGAAGTGGGCTAGAAAACTACATGTCCATTTGTCAGGCTCAAGTGTGAAAAATCTCATGATTATTTAGCTCATGTAGAACAGGGGGTCCACTCTTCAGCAGCACATCATCTTGGCCTCCGCACCAAATTTCCATTGGGGGTCGAACGCAATGGAGATACAGACAGGCGTCCGAAAGCTTACATAAACCTCACAAGTCACAGTGCACCTTGATCACAATGCTCTGAACACATATTTACATCCATTTCACTCCGAATGATCTGGCACATATGTCTTCCCCCACCCCACCTCCCCGCCACCCCCGCAACCCCCTACGGCAGCGTGCCACTAGTGTCTAGATATGGGGCTCCGTG is from Triticum aestivum cultivar Chinese Spring chromosome 1B, IWGSC CS RefSeq v2.1, whole genome shotgun sequence and encodes:
- the LOC123145507 gene encoding photosystem I reaction center subunit VI, chloroplastic — protein: MASLVAVQPVAVRGLAGSSISGRKLAVRPSSAAVSRSTRRARGAAVVAKYGEKSVYFDLDDIANTTGQWDLYGSDAASPYNGLQSKFFNTFAAPFTKRGLLLKVLLLGGGSLLAYVSATASPDLLPIKKGPQLPPTPGPRGKI